The following DNA comes from Fibrobacter sp..
CATGGGGGTGGTGCCGCTGCCGGCTTTGAAGTCGCTGGCTGTGGTGGGTGCGCTTCACCTGATTGCCTCCATGATGTACCGAATGCCCTCGGGTTGGCGGAATCTGGGACTTTATGGAATGCACATTGCCCTATTGGTTCTTCTGGTAGGAAGCCTCGTGGGTTCCGAATTTCGCCAAGAGTTTAACGGCTTCCGTGCGGTTCCTGCCGTAGGCGAATTGGCGGACGTCAAGACCCCGCAAAAGATTACCTATTACACCGTTGACGACAGCTTGAATACAAGCTCTGTTGAAGTTGGGGAGGGCTATCCCTACTTTACGTTCTACAAAGGTCAGGTGGATATGATGGGTGTGAAGGTGGACCTTTATACGGCTACCTACGATCCTTTCCATTTCGTGCCTTACGTGTTCATGATTCTTTTCTTGCTGAGCGCTGCGTTTCATTATGTGGCGAAGGTCCGCGGTAGTCGTGGGAACCGCGCAGGGACGGGAACAATTGCTGCAAAGACACTATCGGTGTTCCTGATCGCTATGGTGGGCTTTGTTTGTGCGCCTTCAGCCCAAGCTAATCAAATGATTCTTGTTGGCGAAAACTACCGCCCCTTTGATTCTTTTGCCCGTGGTGTTCTTGATGATTTTTCTGGACGCGTGACTTATAAATGCCGCCAGACAGATTCTTGCCATGGTAAAATTTCTGCAAGCGAAGTTGTTGGAAAAATTGGTGCAGGTTCCGCTGATGCTGCTGAATTTCGCTTGTTTAAGGTTCTTCGCGCCGATGTTCAAAATGCTTTGAATATTCCTGAAAGTGATCGATATGTAAGCTATAACCAGCTGAAAAAATATGGCAACGAACTTGAAGTTTATGCAAGCCGCAATGATGATCATCCTGCCACATTGGAAATGAAACGTTTGCTTGCCAATGTGCATCTTTTTGAAGCTATTCAGCGTGGCGATTTTAGGAAGGCGGATGCGACTCCCGAGCAAAAGAAAACCTTTAAGGCAGAAGTTTTCTACAACCACGCCAACTTTGCCTTGATCGCGTTCATCCTAGCTTTCATCGGTTGTGTCTTGGCTGCAGTCAATTCCCTTTTCAAAAAGCGCGCCCTTGATATTGCGGCGAATTCTGCGGCTGCTGCTGTAGCTGCGACTCTCGCAGTTACTTTTATCCTTCGTTTTTACATTGCCGCCCGTCCGCCGCTTTCTAGTTTGTACGAAATCGTGCTGTTGGTGGCCTTGCTTTTGGAAGCCTTTGAATTCGGTGCATTCCTGTTTTGCAAAAAAAGAACTTTCTCTTTAATCATCCCTGTAACGGCCATGGCCGCGGTGCTTTTGTTCTTTGCCAAGTTTATCTTGGAACCGGGCGATTTGTTCCAGCCTATTCCTGCTGTTTTGAATTCTGGAGTGTTCCTGACCCTTCACGTTTTCTCCATCGCTTTGGGCTACGTGGGTATGATTCTTTCTGGTGTTGTGGCCCATCTGCATCTGTTTCGTTTGGGCCGAATTTCTTCCCTTGAGCATCAAACCTCGAACCTCGCGCCTCTCCTTTACGCCACCCTCGTTTTCGGCGGAGTTTTCACCACCATCGGAACCCTTTTAGGTGGGGTGTGGGCGGATTTTGCCTGGGGCCGTTTCTGGGGCTTTGACCCTAAGGAATGCGGTGCCCTCTTTGTGGTACTTTGGTCCATGCTTCTGTTGCATTTGCGTGGTGGCCGCCTTGTCAGCGAAAAAGGTTTCGCCTTGCTCAATTGCTTTAACGTGATTATCACATTCCTTTGCTGGTTTGGAATTAACCTTTTGGGTGTGGGGCTCCACAGTTACGGATTCCAGAACGGAACGGTAATGTGGCTTTTAATCTTTATTCTAGCTGATCTTGGTGTGATTTTTTATTTGAATAGTCATAACCGGGGAACTTTAAAATTATGATTTATGAATTACGAATTACGAAATGGAAAATCTCGGCGTAGCCGACTAATTTACTCTCGTACATCATAATTCGTACTTCATAATTTTCTAAATTGTATCCCATGCTTCAATGGGACACTTTGCTTTCTGCAACGCGTTACGGACACCCGGCTGATCCGGATCCGAACCGCTCTGATTTTCATCGCGATTACGACCGTATTGTTTTTTCTACCGCTTTCCGCCGCCTTGGCCGCAAGACCCAGGTTCATCCGTTTTCTGTGAACGACCATGTTCATAGCCGCCTGACTCACAGCTTGGAAGTCAGTAGTGTTGGCCGAAGCCTTGCCATTACGGTTTATCATCTGATTAAGCAGCACCTGCCCAAGTATGTGAACGAATACCAGTTCGGTACCATCGTTCAGTCTGCTTGCTTGGCTCACGATATTGGTAACCCGCCGTTTGGTCATGCTGGCGAAGCCGCCATTCGCGAATGGTTCCGCAAGAACCGTAATTCTCCGGCATTACGCGATTTGCGTCCCGAAGAAATTGCTGACTTCGAAAATTTTGACGGTAATGCCCAGGGGCACCGCATCCTGAGTAAGTTG
Coding sequences within:
- the ccsA gene encoding cytochrome c biogenesis protein CcsA — translated: MRKFASLLRKFASIKVTCGLLVAFLLLTFWGILGQAAAGNDGAAAATERFFGSYFIWTMGVVPLPALKSLAVVGALHLIASMMYRMPSGWRNLGLYGMHIALLVLLVGSLVGSEFRQEFNGFRAVPAVGELADVKTPQKITYYTVDDSLNTSSVEVGEGYPYFTFYKGQVDMMGVKVDLYTATYDPFHFVPYVFMILFLLSAAFHYVAKVRGSRGNRAGTGTIAAKTLSVFLIAMVGFVCAPSAQANQMILVGENYRPFDSFARGVLDDFSGRVTYKCRQTDSCHGKISASEVVGKIGAGSADAAEFRLFKVLRADVQNALNIPESDRYVSYNQLKKYGNELEVYASRNDDHPATLEMKRLLANVHLFEAIQRGDFRKADATPEQKKTFKAEVFYNHANFALIAFILAFIGCVLAAVNSLFKKRALDIAANSAAAAVAATLAVTFILRFYIAARPPLSSLYEIVLLVALLLEAFEFGAFLFCKKRTFSLIIPVTAMAAVLLFFAKFILEPGDLFQPIPAVLNSGVFLTLHVFSIALGYVGMILSGVVAHLHLFRLGRISSLEHQTSNLAPLLYATLVFGGVFTTIGTLLGGVWADFAWGRFWGFDPKECGALFVVLWSMLLLHLRGGRLVSEKGFALLNCFNVIITFLCWFGINLLGVGLHSYGFQNGTVMWLLIFILADLGVIFYLNSHNRGTLKL